The following proteins are co-located in the Neodiprion virginianus isolate iyNeoVirg1 chromosome 6, iyNeoVirg1.1, whole genome shotgun sequence genome:
- the LOC124307045 gene encoding eukaryotic translation initiation factor 4 gamma 2 isoform X2: MPSRDEIRSLSTKRRWIPPSTIRRDALTQESRNDLIFRKVRGILNKLTPEKFAKLSNDLLNVELNSDVILKGVILLIFDKALDEPKYSSMYAQLCKRLSDEAPNFEPQKPNVEGQKPQSTFRLLLLNKCKLEFENRSKANEVFDGQDDLAPEEEERRQLAKRKMLGNIKFIGELGKLEIVSESILHLCIQQLLPERRRGGSRGDMAKDIECLCQIMRTCGRILDSDKGRGLMTQYFKRMSVLAESSDLPLRIRFMLRDVIELRRDGWVPRKATSTEGPMPINLIRNDNEDSSRGGGYHRRDDRPSSDIFRKMRGLDDMLSTISLSSHSFSIGPAPFGSNGYSGPGNVGYGRHNQRNQPNHYQNQNRHQNNYQGKHNHNQQQQNSPHNYNNNGNKEQSRLRGKMLIKQHSEEVSLRPAANSMVFSANMKPPNLPLNSRIGLFPGHASEAMLASAGSLKASPPLLHKDPSPAIVIKQGPVEKRDKVRDRKDKGPSKEEVLKKMNALMDEYVNHGNIQDALTAFKDHKIPERFLRHVIYVFYSNTLDRGDSERELAGKLVVELKKEGLVNGQQILEGWKELVGSMDERESTIPCVASHVASITAKAIIDNLMQLTDLASVTENGQHHPLFLLTLQQLHKTQGKARLMQIFNESKVNLMSQLPEVEKTKERLGKILEDRELTFLYPLLRIQREIGRQLESDPSPNALYKWIKEKLDPSHHSDPSFINALITVLLKYITQETTLGPGVDPESPVDKALAEKERALLEKYGRVLESFLPTIDSQVTAVHALQVFCYSHKFPKGMLLRWFIALYEMEVVDEEAFMKWKEDVTDDYPGKGQALFQVNSWLTWLQDASSEEEEDDGDN; the protein is encoded by the exons ATGCCTTCCAGGGACGAAATTCGCTCCCTATCCACTAAGCGACGCTGGATCCCTCCTTCAACTATTAGACGCGATGCACTCACCCAAGAAAGCAGAAATGATCTCATCTTCAGAAAGGTGCGGGGTATTCTTAATAAGCTTACACCGGAAAAGTTTGCAAAGCTGAGCAACGACTTGCTCAACGTCGAGCTCAATTCCGATGTGATTCTCAAAGGTGTTATTTTATTG ATCTTTGATAAGGCACTCGATGAACCAAAGTACAGTTCTATGTACGCACAGCTGTGCAAGCGGCTGTCCGACGAAGCTCCAAACTTTGAACCTCAGAAACCAAACGTTGAAGGTCAAAAACCCCAAAGTACATTTAGACTGCTGTTACTCAACAAGTGCAAGCtcgagtttgaaaatcgatcaAAGGCAAACGAGGTATTCGACGGTCAGGATGATTTGGCCCCGGAGGAGGAGGAGCGCCGTCAGTTGGCAAAGCGCAAGATGCTCGGTAACATCAAATTCATCGGGGAGTTGGGAAAATTGGAAATCGTATCGGAATCTATCCTACACCTGTGCATTCAGCAATTACTGCCGGAGAGACGAAGAGGTGGATCCAGGGGGGACATGGCCAAGGATATCGAATGTCTTTGCCAGATTATGCGTACTTGCGGACGTATTCTGGACTCGGACAAGGGCCGTGGCCTCATGACTCAGTACTTTAAACGCATGAGCGTCTTGGCAGAGAGCAGCGATCTACCCCTGCGCATCCGTTTTATGTTACGCGATGTCATTGAGTTGCGTCGCGATGGCTGGGTGCCGCGAAAGGCTACCAGTACCGAGGGACCTATGCCCATCAATCTGATCCGCAATGACAACGAAGATTCGTCTAGGGGTGGCGGTTATCACAGGCGAGACGATCGCCCTAGCAGCGACATCTTTAGGAAAATGCGAGGCCTTGACGATATGTTGAGTACTATCTCACTAAGCTCCCATTCCTTCAGCATAGGACCCGCACCGTTTGGTTCAAATGGCTATTCGGGACCTGGTAACGTCGGCTACGGACGACACAACCAGCGCAATCAACCCAACCATTACCAAAATCAGAATCGTCATCAGAACAATTACCAGGGGAAGCATAATCACAATCAGCAACAACAGAACTCTCCCCATAATTACAACAACA ATGGTAATAAAGAGCAGTCTAGATTGAGGGGGAAAATGCTGATAAAACAACACTCAGAGGAAGTGTCTCTTAGGCCTGCAGCCAATTCAATGGTATTCAGCGCCAACATGAAACCCCCAAACTTACCTCTGAACAGCA GGATAGGTCTCTTCCCAGGACATGCATCTGAGGCTATGCTCGCATCGGCTGGTTCTCTAAAGGCTAGCCCACCGCTGCTGCACAAGGATCCGTCACCGGCGATTGTGATTAAGCAGGGCCCGGTAGAGAAGCGTGACAAAGTGCGCGACAGGAAGGATAAGGGACCTTCCAAGGAGgaggtattgaaaaaaatgaacgctCTTATGGACGAATACGTTAATCATGGAAATATCCAGGATGCGTTAACAGCTTTCAAGGATCACAAAATACCGGAAAGATTCCTACGTCACGTCATCTATGTATTTTATTCCAACACCCTCGATAGAGGTGATTCGGAGCGCGAACTTGCCGGCAAGCTGGTAGTCGAATTAAAGAAGGAGGGGCTTGTGAACGGGCAACAGATACTCGAGGGATGGAAAGAACTCGTCGGCAGTATGGACGAGAGGGAGAGCACCATCCCATGCGTCGCGTCTCACGTCGCCTCCATTACAGCTAAAGCTATAATTGACAATCTTATGCAGCTGACGGATCTCGCTTCGGTAACCGAGAATGGGCAACATCATCCTCTCTTCCTTTTGACTCTTCAGCAGTTGCACAAGACTCAGGGAAAAGCTAGGCTCATGCAGATATTCAACGAAAGTAAGGTCAACCTGATGAGTCAGCTGCCAGAGGTGGAGAAGACTAAGGAAAGGCTCGGCAAGATCCTTGAGGATAGAGAATTGACGTTTCTCTACCCTCTGCTCAGGATCCAAAGGGAGATAGGGAGACAGCTCGAGTCTGACCCCAGCCCTAACGCCCTATACAAGTGGATCAAGGAGAAACTTGACCCTTCGCATCACTCTGATCCAAGCTTCATCAATGCTCTGATCACTGTTCTTCTCAAATATATCACTCAG GAGACAACATTAGGTCCGGGTGTCGACCCAGAGTCCCCCGTGGACAAAGCTCTGGCAGAGAAAGAACGAGCGTTGCTAGAAAAGTACGGGCGCGTTCTCGAGTCCTTCCTACCGACCATCGATTCTCAAGTGACCGCCGTTCACGCTCTTCAGGTATTTTGCTACTCGCACAAATTCCCCAAGGGGATGTTACTGCGATGGTTCATAGCTCTTTACGAAATGGAAGTCGTCGACGAGGAAGCCTTCATGAAATGGAAGGAGGATGTTACCGACGATTATCCTGGCAAAGGACAAGCCCTCTTCCAG GTAAACTCCTGGCTGACATGGCTGCAGGACGCATCTTcagaagaggaggaagatgATGGGGACAACTAG
- the LOC124307045 gene encoding eukaryotic translation initiation factor 4 gamma 2 isoform X1 — MYAQLCKRLSDEAPNFEPQKPNVEGQKPQSTFRLLLLNKCKLEFENRSKANEVFDGQDDLAPEEEERRQLAKRKMLGNIKFIGELGKLEIVSESILHLCIQQLLPERRRGGSRGDMAKDIECLCQIMRTCGRILDSDKGRGLMTQYFKRMSVLAESSDLPLRIRFMLRDVIELRRDGWVPRKATSTEGPMPINLIRNDNEDSSRGGGYHRRDDRPSSDIFRKMRGLDDMLSTISLSSHSFSIGPAPFGSNGYSGPGNVGYGRHNQRNQPNHYQNQNRHQNNYQGKHNHNQQQQNSPHNYNNNGNKEQSRLRGKMLIKQHSEEVSLRPAANSMVFSANMKPPNLPLNSRIGLFPGHASEAMLASAGSLKASPPLLHKDPSPAIVIKQGPVEKRDKVRDRKDKGPSKEEVLKKMNALMDEYVNHGNIQDALTAFKDHKIPERFLRHVIYVFYSNTLDRGDSERELAGKLVVELKKEGLVNGQQILEGWKELVGSMDERESTIPCVASHVASITAKAIIDNLMQLTDLASVTENGQHHPLFLLTLQQLHKTQGKARLMQIFNESKVNLMSQLPEVEKTKERLGKILEDRELTFLYPLLRIQREIGRQLESDPSPNALYKWIKEKLDPSHHSDPSFINALITVLLKYITQETTLGPGVDPESPVDKALAEKERALLEKYGRVLESFLPTIDSQVTAVHALQVFCYSHKFPKGMLLRWFIALYEMEVVDEEAFMKWKEDVTDDYPGKGQALFQVNSWLTWLQDASSEEEEDDGDN; from the exons ATGTACGCACAGCTGTGCAAGCGGCTGTCCGACGAAGCTCCAAACTTTGAACCTCAGAAACCAAACGTTGAAGGTCAAAAACCCCAAAGTACATTTAGACTGCTGTTACTCAACAAGTGCAAGCtcgagtttgaaaatcgatcaAAGGCAAACGAGGTATTCGACGGTCAGGATGATTTGGCCCCGGAGGAGGAGGAGCGCCGTCAGTTGGCAAAGCGCAAGATGCTCGGTAACATCAAATTCATCGGGGAGTTGGGAAAATTGGAAATCGTATCGGAATCTATCCTACACCTGTGCATTCAGCAATTACTGCCGGAGAGACGAAGAGGTGGATCCAGGGGGGACATGGCCAAGGATATCGAATGTCTTTGCCAGATTATGCGTACTTGCGGACGTATTCTGGACTCGGACAAGGGCCGTGGCCTCATGACTCAGTACTTTAAACGCATGAGCGTCTTGGCAGAGAGCAGCGATCTACCCCTGCGCATCCGTTTTATGTTACGCGATGTCATTGAGTTGCGTCGCGATGGCTGGGTGCCGCGAAAGGCTACCAGTACCGAGGGACCTATGCCCATCAATCTGATCCGCAATGACAACGAAGATTCGTCTAGGGGTGGCGGTTATCACAGGCGAGACGATCGCCCTAGCAGCGACATCTTTAGGAAAATGCGAGGCCTTGACGATATGTTGAGTACTATCTCACTAAGCTCCCATTCCTTCAGCATAGGACCCGCACCGTTTGGTTCAAATGGCTATTCGGGACCTGGTAACGTCGGCTACGGACGACACAACCAGCGCAATCAACCCAACCATTACCAAAATCAGAATCGTCATCAGAACAATTACCAGGGGAAGCATAATCACAATCAGCAACAACAGAACTCTCCCCATAATTACAACAACA ATGGTAATAAAGAGCAGTCTAGATTGAGGGGGAAAATGCTGATAAAACAACACTCAGAGGAAGTGTCTCTTAGGCCTGCAGCCAATTCAATGGTATTCAGCGCCAACATGAAACCCCCAAACTTACCTCTGAACAGCA GGATAGGTCTCTTCCCAGGACATGCATCTGAGGCTATGCTCGCATCGGCTGGTTCTCTAAAGGCTAGCCCACCGCTGCTGCACAAGGATCCGTCACCGGCGATTGTGATTAAGCAGGGCCCGGTAGAGAAGCGTGACAAAGTGCGCGACAGGAAGGATAAGGGACCTTCCAAGGAGgaggtattgaaaaaaatgaacgctCTTATGGACGAATACGTTAATCATGGAAATATCCAGGATGCGTTAACAGCTTTCAAGGATCACAAAATACCGGAAAGATTCCTACGTCACGTCATCTATGTATTTTATTCCAACACCCTCGATAGAGGTGATTCGGAGCGCGAACTTGCCGGCAAGCTGGTAGTCGAATTAAAGAAGGAGGGGCTTGTGAACGGGCAACAGATACTCGAGGGATGGAAAGAACTCGTCGGCAGTATGGACGAGAGGGAGAGCACCATCCCATGCGTCGCGTCTCACGTCGCCTCCATTACAGCTAAAGCTATAATTGACAATCTTATGCAGCTGACGGATCTCGCTTCGGTAACCGAGAATGGGCAACATCATCCTCTCTTCCTTTTGACTCTTCAGCAGTTGCACAAGACTCAGGGAAAAGCTAGGCTCATGCAGATATTCAACGAAAGTAAGGTCAACCTGATGAGTCAGCTGCCAGAGGTGGAGAAGACTAAGGAAAGGCTCGGCAAGATCCTTGAGGATAGAGAATTGACGTTTCTCTACCCTCTGCTCAGGATCCAAAGGGAGATAGGGAGACAGCTCGAGTCTGACCCCAGCCCTAACGCCCTATACAAGTGGATCAAGGAGAAACTTGACCCTTCGCATCACTCTGATCCAAGCTTCATCAATGCTCTGATCACTGTTCTTCTCAAATATATCACTCAG GAGACAACATTAGGTCCGGGTGTCGACCCAGAGTCCCCCGTGGACAAAGCTCTGGCAGAGAAAGAACGAGCGTTGCTAGAAAAGTACGGGCGCGTTCTCGAGTCCTTCCTACCGACCATCGATTCTCAAGTGACCGCCGTTCACGCTCTTCAGGTATTTTGCTACTCGCACAAATTCCCCAAGGGGATGTTACTGCGATGGTTCATAGCTCTTTACGAAATGGAAGTCGTCGACGAGGAAGCCTTCATGAAATGGAAGGAGGATGTTACCGACGATTATCCTGGCAAAGGACAAGCCCTCTTCCAG GTAAACTCCTGGCTGACATGGCTGCAGGACGCATCTTcagaagaggaggaagatgATGGGGACAACTAG
- the LOC124307048 gene encoding syntaxin-12: protein MAHSSRGYGSTDQRSDVPDVGFSPTELYSLSENITTNIYTINSSWRTLDRAFKTIGTNKDSQGLRDRVHVTQLSTNQVVTQTSKDITRLTVLMRRGDKEQKLQIEKLTTDFKDALQRYSEMQKAVAEKMKRHLLVSGNSENQSGDGNQDTETLVQVQADFEQRDALRSLEFEQGLLLEREERIRRIEGDILDVNQIMRELGALVHQQGESIDTIENNIENVHGNVELGAQELVKASSYQSKFRRKVCFLLILAVVAAVILAIILVTELS, encoded by the exons ATGGCGCACAGTTCTCGCGGTTACGGATCCACCGATCAGCGTTCCGACGTTCCGGATGTAGGCTTTAGTCCTACTGAACTTTACAGCCTAAGCGAGAATATAACGAccaatatttatacaataaattCGAGCTGGCGTACCTTGGATCGAGCTTTCAAAACCATCGGTACTAATAAGGATTCCCAGGGTCTTCGCGACAGAGT ACACGTGACACAGCTCAGTACCAATCAAGTCGTTACTCAAACAAGCAAGGACATTACAAGACTTACTGTGTTGATGAGGCGGGGTGACAAAGAGCAGAAACTtcagattgaaaaattaacaaccgACTTCAAAGATGCCTTGCAGAGATATTCTGAGATGCAGAAA GCTGTCgcagagaaaatgaaaaggcATTTACTAGTATCCGGTAATTCCGAAAATCAATCTGGAGATGGGAATCAGGACACAGAGACTCTGGTTCAAGTCCAAGCAGACTTTGAGCAAAGAGACGCTCTGAG ATCGCTCGAATTTGAACAAGGATTGCTTTTGGAGCGCGAGGAGAGAATTAGGAGAATCGAAGGAGACATATTGGATGTGAATCAAATAATGCGTGAGTTGGGTGCGCTGGTACATCAGCAAGGAGAGTCGATTG ATACTATAGAGAACAACATAGAGAATGTTCACGGAAATGTCGAATTGGGGGCTCAAGAATTGGTTAAAGCTAGTAGTTACCAGTCAAAGTTCCGTCGAAAAGTTTGTTTCTTGTTGATACTCGCTGTTGTTGCGGCCGTGATACTAGCCATTATACTAGTCACTGAACTAAGTTAg